The genomic region GCCGGCAGCGCGGCCGCGCAGCCGGCCGGCACGGTGACTGCCAGGCCCAGGCCGCCGACCTCGACCAGGCAGTCGGTGCCGCGGCGCACGAGCAGTCCTTCGAGCGTGGCGATCATCGGGCTCCTCCGCGCCGCGGCAGCGCGGCCTGCGGCGCCGTGCGGCGCTGGGCGTGGCAGATGGCGATCGCCAGGGCGTCGCTCGCGTCGAGCGAGGCGGGAGGCCGCGGCAGGGCCAGCAGGCGCTGCACCATGAAGCGCACCTGCTCCTTGCCGGCGGCGCCGTGGCCGGTCAGGGCGAGTTTTACCTCGCGGGGGGCGTATTCGACAACGGGAATGTCCCGCAGCGACGCGGCGAGCAGGGCGACCCCGCGGGCGTGCCCCAGCACCAGGGCGCTGTGGGCGTTGCGGGCGGCGAAGACGCTCTCGACGGCCATCTCGCCCGGGCACCCCTGCGCGAGCAGTTCCGTCAGCGCGTCGTGGATCAGGCGCAGGCGCGCCGGCAGGGCGTCGCCGCGGCCGGCGCGGATGGCGCCGGCGTC from bacterium harbors:
- the ruvC gene encoding crossover junction endodeoxyribonuclease RuvC, which codes for MIILGIDPGSNVTGYGLIEQDGGRLRLLDAGAIRAGRGDALPARLRLIHDALTELLAQGCPGEMAVESVFAARNAHSALVLGHARGVALLAASLRDIPVVEYAPREVKLALTGHGAAGKEQVRFMVQRLLALPRPPASLDASDALAIAICHAQRRTAPQAALPRRGGAR